In Anopheles gambiae chromosome 2, idAnoGambNW_F1_1, whole genome shotgun sequence, a single window of DNA contains:
- the LOC1273932 gene encoding lachesin isoform X1 yields the protein MWLLRMNLLLIITLLSVALTLSNAQQASTASPSIVFISPEQIKDIGEQVTLNCSIANVKNYIVGWQKSNRDRTKESNIISLGVQLAVTEDRFRLNFTKENNAANYVLEIHDIVNTDAGLYECQIQVNSTSKITKTVELQVRHPPMLLENQHTNTLTKAEGEDAQLVCRAEGYPRPTISWRREYNAILPIGGQTYTGNELRLNGLRREDRGTYYCTADNGVGRADTKTITLEVEFAPVIRVPRPKVAQALDYDIDVECVVQAFPAPAISWYRDGKQIHNGGSYSISQIGSPDDVTTSVVKIHSVAAEHYGDYVCKATNKVGQAEARLNLFEQNVPNINYSGLKWTNDGTSTRKVVLGHMLIVVTTLLLATLL from the exons ATGTGGCTGCTACGAATGAATTTGCTTCTCATTATTACGCTGCTGAGCGTGGCGTTGACGCTGT CGAACGCACAGCAGGCGTCCACCGCCAGCCCGAGCATCGTTTTTATCAGCCCGGAGCAAATCAAAGACATTGGCGAGCAAGTGACGCTGAACTGTTCGATCGCAAATGTGAAGAACTACATCGTCGGCTGGCAGAAGAGCAATCGCGATCGGACGAAGGAAAGCAACATCATCTCGCTCGGTGTACAGCTGGCCGTGACGGAAGATCGGTTCCGGCTCAACTTTACCAAGGAGAACAATGCAGCCAACTATGTGCTGGAG ATTCACGATATCGTCAACACAGATGCTGGGTTGTACGAGTGCCAGATACAGGTAAACAGTACAAGCAAAATCACCAAAACCGTCGAACTGCAGGTGAGACATCCGCCGATGCTGCTTGAAAAtcagcacaccaacacactgaCCAAGGCGGAGGGTGAAGATGCCCAGCTGGTGTGTCGTGCGGAAGGCTACCCGCGTCCAACCATTAGCTGGAGGCGCGAGTATAACGCTATCCTGCCCATCGGCGGCCAAACGTATACCGGCAACGAGCTGCGACTGAACGGACTGCGTCGGGAGGACCGTGGCACGTACTATTGCACGGCAGACAACGGGGTGGGCCGTGCGGACACGAAAACGATCACGCTCGAGGTGGAGTTTGCGCCGGTTATCCGTGTGCCACGGCCGAAGGTAGCGCAGGCGCTCGATTACGACATCGATGTGGAATGTGTGGTGCAGGCTTTTCCTGCTCCCGCCATCTCCTGGTACCGCGATGGCAAACAAATCCATAACGGCGGTTCGTACAGCATCTCGCAGATTGGCTCGCCGGACGATGTAACCACGTCCGTGGTAAAGATTCATTCTGTGGCCGCAGAGCATTACGGTGACTACGTGTGCAAGGCGACCAACAAGGTTGGGCAAGCCGAGGCTCGACTAAACCTGTTCG AACAAAACGTTCCAAACATTAACTATTCTGGACTGAAGTGGACCAACGATGGCACCTCGACTAGGAAAGTCGTACTTGGCCATATGCTTATCGTTGTGACCACACTGCTGCTAGCAACGCTCTTGTGA
- the LOC11175567 gene encoding uncharacterized protein LOC11175567: MADGLLHRFSTIGSVIGSSSSSTSIPPMETVSITQRIHHEPPALLASGKYPVYGPGTGPELYDDEASEYWHGTEGNGAGGFFPSFLPWGPAPLGAHPVPPPLLPPPPPPQPPPAFPLYRGPYGGPLYKGLRFKGASVAVLTLLAFLFFLSILQNYIRDYSTTSQPTVILLTAGATKENALQNAIYPYRVRPKIGQRGDEPPRFDDEDDEDAIEETTDQGDGPFTGGYRARIRKGTGQHRPHHKGSSGSNSKVSPGNTATVPSSAPFGDIFKVNGL; this comes from the coding sequence ATGGCCGACGGTTTGCTGCATAGATTCAGCACGATCGGTAGTGTGATcggtagtagcagcagcagcacgagcaTTCCACCGATGGAAACGGTCAGCATCACGCAGCGCATTCACCACGAGCCACCCGCCTTGCTGGCCAGTGGCAAGTATCCCGTGTACGGTCCCGGCACCGGTCCCGAGCTGTACGATGACGAGGCGAGCGAGTACTGGCACGGAACGGAGGGCAATGGAGCGGGAGGATTCTTCCCAAGCTTTCTGCCCTGGGGGCCGGCACCGCTGGGAGCACATCCGGTTCCTCCACCGCTGctaccacctccaccaccaccgcaaccACCGCCGGCATTTCCACTGTACCGGGGACCGTACGGGGGGCCTTTGTACAAAGGCCTCCGCTTCAAGGGTGCGTCCGTGGCGGTGCTGACGCTGTTGgcttttctgttctttttgaGCATTCTACAGAACTACATCCGTGACTACTCCACCACATCGCAGCCGACCGTGATTTTGCTGACCGCTGGAGCAACGAAAGAGAATGCGCTCCAGAACGCAATCTACCCGTACCGGGTGCGGCCGAAGATAGGCCAGCGTGGCGATGAACCGCCCCGAttcgacgacgaggacgatgaGGACGCGATCGAGGAAACGACCGACCAGGGCGACGGGCCATTCACCGGTGGATATCGGGCACGGATCCGAAAGGGCACGGGACAACATCGCCCTCATCACAAAGGCAGCAGCGGTAGCAACAGCAAAGTGTCCCCGGGGAATACCGCGACCGTACCGTCCAGCGCACCGTTTGGGGATATTTTCAAGGTAAACggattgtga
- the LOC1273932 gene encoding lachesin isoform X2 codes for MWLLRMNLLLIITLLSVALTLSNAQQASTASPSIVFISPEQIKDIGEQVTLNCSIANVKNYIVGWQKSNRDRTKESNIISLGVQLAVTEDRFRLNFTKENNAANYVLEIHDIVNTDAGLYECQIQVNSTSKITKTVELQVRHPPMLLENQHTNTLTKAEGEDAQLVCRAEGYPRPTISWRREYNAILPIGGQTYTGNELRLNGLRREDRGTYYCTADNGVGRADTKTITLEVEFAPVIRVPRPKVAQALDYDIDVECVVQAFPAPAISWYRDGKQIHNGGSYSISQIGSPDDVTTSVVKIHSVAAEHYGDYVCKATNKVGQAEARLNLFESVIPVTL; via the exons ATGTGGCTGCTACGAATGAATTTGCTTCTCATTATTACGCTGCTGAGCGTGGCGTTGACGCTGT CGAACGCACAGCAGGCGTCCACCGCCAGCCCGAGCATCGTTTTTATCAGCCCGGAGCAAATCAAAGACATTGGCGAGCAAGTGACGCTGAACTGTTCGATCGCAAATGTGAAGAACTACATCGTCGGCTGGCAGAAGAGCAATCGCGATCGGACGAAGGAAAGCAACATCATCTCGCTCGGTGTACAGCTGGCCGTGACGGAAGATCGGTTCCGGCTCAACTTTACCAAGGAGAACAATGCAGCCAACTATGTGCTGGAG ATTCACGATATCGTCAACACAGATGCTGGGTTGTACGAGTGCCAGATACAGGTAAACAGTACAAGCAAAATCACCAAAACCGTCGAACTGCAGGTGAGACATCCGCCGATGCTGCTTGAAAAtcagcacaccaacacactgaCCAAGGCGGAGGGTGAAGATGCCCAGCTGGTGTGTCGTGCGGAAGGCTACCCGCGTCCAACCATTAGCTGGAGGCGCGAGTATAACGCTATCCTGCCCATCGGCGGCCAAACGTATACCGGCAACGAGCTGCGACTGAACGGACTGCGTCGGGAGGACCGTGGCACGTACTATTGCACGGCAGACAACGGGGTGGGCCGTGCGGACACGAAAACGATCACGCTCGAGGTGGAGTTTGCGCCGGTTATCCGTGTGCCACGGCCGAAGGTAGCGCAGGCGCTCGATTACGACATCGATGTGGAATGTGTGGTGCAGGCTTTTCCTGCTCCCGCCATCTCCTGGTACCGCGATGGCAAACAAATCCATAACGGCGGTTCGTACAGCATCTCGCAGATTGGCTCGCCGGACGATGTAACCACGTCCGTGGTAAAGATTCATTCTGTGGCCGCAGAGCATTACGGTGACTACGTGTGCAAGGCGACCAACAAGGTTGGGCAAGCCGAGGCTCGACTAAACCTGTTCG AATCCGTTATTCCTGTCACCTTATGA